CTGCCCCGGCGCCAGCACCACCGGCTTCGCCGGCTTGGTGTTCGCCCACGGCGCGGCGGGCGACTGGGCCTCCCCGAACCGCAGGTACGGGTATCCGTGCGCGGTGCACGTCTTCTTCGAGGTGTTGCGCGCGGTGATCAACAGGTGGTTGACCGGCCGGTTCAGCTTCTGCACGGTGACGGCGGTCTCCGCCGTGGTGCAGGCGGCCGGCGCCGCGGCCCGGGCGGTGCCCTGGCCGAGGGCCGAGGCCGGGGCGGCGGCCAGCGCGGTGGCGGCCACCACGGTGGCGGCGGCGAGCGTGGCGCGCCGCCGGACGCGGCTGGTGCGGGTGCGGGTGCTGTCGTCGGTCTTCGACATGGTTCCTTCTCCCCCTGGTCGTGTATCGGTGGTCGGTCCGATCGGACCTCCGTCACTGTCGCCGACCGTGCTAACAGGCGGCTAACCGATCTCTGTCGCGGCCCGGGGCCCGCCCGCCGCACGGTCAGCAAGCGCGCGTTAGCGGGCTGTTGGCGCGGCGCGGAACAGCGCGGTGGCGGCGCGCGAGAGGTCCCGGCCACCGCCGGAACACGAGAGAGGCCCCCGCCACTGGGCGGGGGCCTCATCCGGAGCGCCGGCCACGAATCGCACGTGGTCCTACCCCCTGGAAGGGGGTTGTGCTGCTGTTACACCTCCGACGCATGTCCGCCGCCGTCGTTCCCTGCGGCCTGACAATCTGATGGTAGCTCATTTCCGCGCACCGGCGCACATCGTGGGTTTCCGCCGCGGGGGCCGGCCGCACACTCCGGCGCCGACCCGTCATCCCGGCACACCCGGGGGCCGGCCCGGCATCCGCCGCGGGCGGCCGGCCGGGCGGGAGGCGGCGTCCCGCCCGGCCGGGGAGGTCACCGCGACATGATGAAGTCCAGCGCGAGACCGGAGGCGGTCGTCCAGTGGGTGACCAGCTGCCCGTCGTCCGCGTACAGCGTCTGGACCGGCATGGGGACGTCGATCGGCCCGCCCGCGCCGCTGCCGGGCTCGGGCCCCTGGAGGCTCAGCGTGAGGGAGGTCGCCTCGTACTCGTCGCGGGCACCGCCGCTGACGAGCAGGGCGGCGTAGGCCTCCTCCCCCGGCGCGATGGTGACGGGCACGCCCGGGTCGGGGTCGCTGTCCGGGATCACGGGGACGGTGGTCCGGGCGTCGGCGCCGAGCCGCACCCGGGGGTAGTGGTAGAGCTCGCACGCCGTGTCGCCGGCATTCTGGACGGTCAGCAGGAGGTGCCGGGCCTCCTTGCTGTCCGCGGGCTCCTTGGTGGCGGAGACCGCCAGGGCGTCCGGGGCGCACGCCTTCGCGGCGGCCGTACCGCCACGGTCCCCGCCGGTCCGGGTGGCGCCTGAGGAGCCGCCGGGTTCGGTGGAACCGGTCCCGCGGGACGTGGCCGGGCCGGGCCCGCCGGTCGCCGCCGGGGTCTTCGCGTCCGGCTCGGCCGAGCTCGACGCGCCCGGCTCGGCCGGAGTCGACGCACTCGGCCGGTCCGTGGTCGCGGAGCCGTTCGCGCCGTCGTCCCCGTCCGACTCACACGCCGTGGCCCCCAGCAGCGCGGCGATCAGCGCCGCCCCCGCGACGCAGGTCCGACGGTGCCCGCGACCGCGGTGCGGTGGGCGTGCGGAAGTCTTCATGGTGTTCCCCCGTGGTCGGTCTGTCGCGGCCGGCCGGTCCCGGCCCGATGACAGCCGA
This region of Streptomyces pactum genomic DNA includes:
- a CDS encoding DUF4232 domain-containing protein, encoding MSKTDDSTRTRTSRVRRRATLAAATVVAATALAAAPASALGQGTARAAAPAACTTAETAVTVQKLNRPVNHLLITARNTSKKTCTAHGYPYLRFGEAQSPAAPWANTKPAKPVVLAPGQSAYASVMTSSAIDDGTEGYRTSKLGVLFANAQGNGSVGRAVVLTLPGGQTYVNEPRVTYWQATVDDAVNYG
- a CDS encoding DUF4232 domain-containing protein; protein product: MKTSARPPHRGRGHRRTCVAGAALIAALLGATACESDGDDGANGSATTDRPSASTPAEPGASSSAEPDAKTPAATGGPGPATSRGTGSTEPGGSSGATRTGGDRGGTAAAKACAPDALAVSATKEPADSKEARHLLLTVQNAGDTACELYHYPRVRLGADARTTVPVIPDSDPDPGVPVTIAPGEEAYAALLVSGGARDEYEATSLTLSLQGPEPGSGAGGPIDVPMPVQTLYADDGQLVTHWTTASGLALDFIMSR